One stretch of Armigeres subalbatus isolate Guangzhou_Male chromosome 2, GZ_Asu_2, whole genome shotgun sequence DNA includes these proteins:
- the LOC134213269 gene encoding tyrosine-protein phosphatase non-receptor type 21 isoform X2: MLELKVIPLNSSTKIDCTLSSESTGQECLENVCQRISISQPEFFGLRYEVKGSTTGEMRWVDLDRPISRQLEKFSANMKVLYLRVMYYVLSGVSLIQDEGTRNYYFLQLKHDVIEGRINCDPKQAVILANYSRQAEYGNHQDRHTVDYLKTLLSFPKEMIQADLLETLTEEVIRQAYELHNVTQGAAESLYISACQQLDGYGQETFAAKDEHAGEVTLGISVSGIIVASDSNKFYPWRDIKNVLNHKKYFNIECSDASENVRFTVTDSTTGSYIWRLCAMQHRFFARFEKNQTQASQLNLNLFQNEHLNDSRDDLLNESQYQISSSAMSHIMGSANWKSNNELAAHSAASVWNNSAHSMGMMVESQPSPLVASNVNIGSIGNLNNNSLMNSNANVMQSRSSLQTSTLDLNLNSSSVPLECSVHSSNWAINPAGSNASLINRAQSSSCLDLSNNNVSQDRERLKALLPTYRPAPDYETAIQQKMRSSTNDVRLSNGNLLHLSASQMLAQDHNHLDYNITGSQPDVSYFTQSIQHQPTIHQQPYPDVTHHTTPHMIGPHYSDASDYGLTHRFKMMRLVKPPPPYPANRLSSTSTPDLASHRALLGYRGAHVSGSSPDLVSTRPLMNHAQLMQLSQNNQIFYPGAHQLRHSQNIVPHGTYENLNFVEPTKPGLHPAARGGNVLYYMPTDVEHLLITDGTQFHNGAIGISPKAHLHRSSQHINGSIEPIYENVPLPWKNENESIGEIRNRTSSVQSAPGVSRVSQEPQIAVAQQPKFCVPEQHIAPPRHPKPAPESTEYLITHQDPFTIPSNQPPPPQAIQPVAQNPPTPISHQEVINRSHSTNVLDSSAYSTFAPDSTNSVTHNSTSIISNSNPKSHRSYDHYSQNDSGISSVTASSSHVTNHNLSASISTTSGSSSVKETKRRRFWDILGGRSKNSSDKQKSATLGREKDRKNKSAAVATASGGSANSSMHEGQIKHRWSTGMPRQQPLPSNISKEKLCSLLETKLADPQLYCEFERIPKRVENSKYDCALADENKNKNFDPNFLPFDNNRVRLTPTRDNRMGYVNASHITSTVGNKQRFYIVAESPNDTLTTNIFWQCVWEADVYLLVQLSSELNYIPQTSERCLEYGQYQVWREFSQETDRCTTSKLRVYHTQSRRYRSVWHISYSEWGDQNCPSNVGHFLGFLEELNSVRLASVAEVPPSHNTNPPVLIHCNEGGGRTGVTLVADLLMYTLDHNQDLDIPRLIGQIRQQRNNIIPSLAQYKFIHALLIHYLKQTRLI, from the exons ATGCTGGAGCTAAAGGTGATACCATTGA ATTCATCCACCAAAATTGATTGCACCCTCAGCTCGGAAAGCACCGGCCAAGAGTGTTTGGAGAATGTCTGCCAACGGATATCGATCAGCCAGCCGGAGTTCTTTGGTTTGCGATATGAGGTCAAGGGTAGCACTACCGGCGAAATGCGATGGGTTGACCTGGACCGGCCCATCAGTCGACAGTTGGAAAAGTTCTCCGCCAACATGAAGGTACTGTATCTTCGGGTTATGTATTACGTTTTGTCCGGGGTCAGTTTGATCCAGGACGAGGGTACGCGCAACTACTACTTTCTTCAGCTGAAACATGATGTGATCGAAGGTAGAATTAACTGTGATCCAAAACAAGCGGTAATTCTAGCAAACTACAGTCGTCAGGCCGAATATGGCAATCATCAGGACCGCCATACGGTGGACTACCTCAAGACGCTGTTGTCGTTTCCGAAGGAGATGATCCAAGCGGATTTACTGGAGACATTAACTGAAGAGGTGATACGACAAGCATACGAGTTACATAACGTAACGCAAGGAGCGGCAGAAAGCTTATACATTTCTGCGTGTCAGCAGTTAGATGGATACGGACAGGAAACGTTCGCAGCCAAAGACGAACACGCAGGGGAAGTGACGCTGGGAATCTCAGTCTCGGGCATAATTGTGGCCAGCGATTCGAATAAGTTCTACCCTTGGCGTGATATAAAGAATGTACTCAACCATAAAAAGTATTTCAACATAGAATGTTCAGATGCCAGTGAGAATGTGAGATTTACGGTGACGGACTCGACGACTGGATCTTACATCTGGAGGCTATGTGCAATGCAGCATCGGTTCTTTGCTCGGTTCGAGAAAAATCAAACACAAGCGAGCCAGTTAAATTTAAATCTATTCCAAAATGAGCATTTGAACGATAGCAGAGACGACCTGCTGAATGAAAGTCAGTATCAGATATCCTCCTCGGCAATGAGTCATATAATGGGTTCAGCGAATTGGAAGAGCAATAATGAGCTGGCTGCGCATTCTGCGGCGAGTGTTTGGAACAACTCTGCACATTCAATGGGAATGATGGTAGAATCCCAACCTTCACCGCTAGTAGCTTCAAATGTCAATATCGGCAGTATAGGTAACCTTAACAATAATAGTCTTATGAACTCAAATGCCAATGTCATGCAGTCAAGATCGTCACTGCAAACATCCACACTAGATTTGAATCTAAACTCATCGTCGGTGCCATTGGAATGTTCGGTTCACAGTTCTAACTGGGCCATAAATCCAGCCGGTTCGAACGCATCACTGATCAATCGTGCACAAAGCTCATCCTGCCTAGATTTAAGTAATAATAACGTAAGTCAAGATCGGGAGCGACTCAAAGCGCTTTTACCGACATATCGGCCTGCTCCGGACTATGAAACTGCCATACAACAAAAGATGCGGAGCAGTACCAACGACGTCCGTTTAAGTAACGGTAATTTGTTGCATTTGTCTGCTTCTCAAATGTTGGCTCAAGATCATAACCATTTGGATTATAACATAACCGGAAGTCAGCCGGACGTCTCCTACTTCACCCAATCGATCCAACATCAACCCACAATTCACCAACAGCCATACCCGGATGTTACTCATCACACAACGCCGCATATGATCGGGCCACACTACTCGGACGCATCGGATTATGGTCTCACACATCGATTCAAAATGATGAGATTAGTAAAACCGCCTCCACCTTACCCGGCCAATAGATTGAGTTCTACGTCGACTCCTGATTTAGCCTCTCATCGTGCGCTTTTGGGGTACCGCGGTGCTCACGTCTCCGGATCTAGTCCCGATCTTGTATCAACTCGTCCACTCATGAACCATGCTCAGCTTATGCAACTATCTCAAAACAACCAAATTTTCTACCCGGGCGCCCATCAGCTACGACACTCGCAAAATATCGTTCCGCACGGTACATACGAGAATCTAAACTTTGTTGAACCGACGAAACCCGGACTACATCCCGCTGCCCGAGGTGGAAACGTTCTATACTATATGCCAACCGATGTTGAACACCTGCTCATAACAGATGGAACTCAATTCCACAATGGTGCCATCGGAATCAGCCCCAAAGCTCACTTGCATCGGTCTTCCCAGCATATAAATGGATCGATTGAACCCATCTACGAAAATGTACCTTTGCCTTGGAAAAACGAAAACGAATCCATAGGTGAAATTCGTAACCGAACGTCCAGCGTGCAATCTGCCCCGGGAGTGTCACGTGTTAGTCAAGAACCCCAAATTGCCGTCGCTCAGCAACCTAAATTTTGCGTTCCGGAGCAACACATCGCCCCACCTCGTCATCCAAAACCTGCCCCTGAATCAACGGAATACCTAATAACCCATCAAGATCCCTTCACGATCCCATCAAACCAACCTCCTCCACCGCAAGCCATACAACCGGTCGCGCAAAACCCCCCAACTCCAATTTCTCACCAGGAAGTTATCAACCGATCCCACTCCACGAATGTACTCGACTCGTCTGCGTATTCCACCTTCGCTCCAGATTCTACCAACTCGGTGACGCACAACTCCACCTCAATCATCTCCAATTCCAATCCTAAATCCCACCGATCCTACGATCACTATTCCCAGAATGACTCCGGAATTAGTTCCGTGACAGCTTCCTCCTCGCACGTGACCAATCACAACCTGAGCGCGTCAATCTCGACCACGTCGGGAAGCAGCTCGGTAAAGGAAACTAAGCGGCGAAGGTTCTGGGATATTCTTGGAGGTCGATCGAAGAATTCGTCAGACAAACAGAAAAGTGCCACCCTTGGGCGAGAAAAGGACAGGAAAAACAAGTCAGCAGCCGTGGCCACGGCAAGCGGAGGTAGTGCCAACAGTTCCATGCACGAAGGCCAAATTAAGCATCGATGGTCGACGGGGATGCCCCGACAGCAGCCGCTGCCGTCCAACATCAGCAAAGAGAAGTTG TGCTCACTACTGGAAACGAAACTCGCGGATCCGCAGCTCTATTGTGAATTCGAGCGGATACCGAAGCGGGTGGAAAATTCCAAATACGACTGTGCGCTGGCCGATGAGAACAAGAACAAAAATTTCGATCCCAACTTCCTGCCGTTTGACAACAACCGCGTTCGGTTGACTCCGACGAGGGACAATCGAATGGGTTACGTGAACGCTTCGCATATAACT AGTACTGTTGGTAACAAGCAGAGGTTCTACATCGTAGCCGAGAGTCCAAACGATACGCTTACGACGAATATTTTCTGGCAGTGCGTCTGGGAGGCAGACGTGTATCTACTGGTGCAGCTATCGAGTGAACTGAACTATATCCCTCAGACTAGTGAGCGTTGTTTAGAATATGGGCAG TACCAAGTGTGGCGAGAGTTCTCACAAGAAACGGATCGTTGCACCACCTCTAAGTTGCGTGTGTATCATACGCAGAGTCGACGCTATAGATCGGTGTGGCATATTTCGTACAGCGAGTGGGGTGATCAGAATTGTCCCAGCAATGTGGGACATTTCCTAG gtttcctagaggaactcaaCTCTGTTCGGTTGGCATCGGTGGCCGAGGTACCGCCATCACACAACACTAATCCACCAGTGCTAATTCACTGCAATGAGGGCGGTGGTCGGACTGGAGTGACCCTAGTAGCTGATCTACTCATGTACACCCTGGATCATAATCAG GACCTCGACATCCCAAGGTTGATCGGACAAATACGACAGCAGCGGAACAACATCATACCATCGCTAGCACAATACAAGTTCATTCATGCCCTACTGATTCATTACCTGAAGCAAACACGACTCATTTAG
- the LOC134213269 gene encoding tyrosine-protein phosphatase non-receptor type 14 isoform X1, whose product MPFKLKLKKSRHYNVMSKSLFVISVDHLDSSTKIDCTLSSESTGQECLENVCQRISISQPEFFGLRYEVKGSTTGEMRWVDLDRPISRQLEKFSANMKVLYLRVMYYVLSGVSLIQDEGTRNYYFLQLKHDVIEGRINCDPKQAVILANYSRQAEYGNHQDRHTVDYLKTLLSFPKEMIQADLLETLTEEVIRQAYELHNVTQGAAESLYISACQQLDGYGQETFAAKDEHAGEVTLGISVSGIIVASDSNKFYPWRDIKNVLNHKKYFNIECSDASENVRFTVTDSTTGSYIWRLCAMQHRFFARFEKNQTQASQLNLNLFQNEHLNDSRDDLLNESQYQISSSAMSHIMGSANWKSNNELAAHSAASVWNNSAHSMGMMVESQPSPLVASNVNIGSIGNLNNNSLMNSNANVMQSRSSLQTSTLDLNLNSSSVPLECSVHSSNWAINPAGSNASLINRAQSSSCLDLSNNNVSQDRERLKALLPTYRPAPDYETAIQQKMRSSTNDVRLSNGNLLHLSASQMLAQDHNHLDYNITGSQPDVSYFTQSIQHQPTIHQQPYPDVTHHTTPHMIGPHYSDASDYGLTHRFKMMRLVKPPPPYPANRLSSTSTPDLASHRALLGYRGAHVSGSSPDLVSTRPLMNHAQLMQLSQNNQIFYPGAHQLRHSQNIVPHGTYENLNFVEPTKPGLHPAARGGNVLYYMPTDVEHLLITDGTQFHNGAIGISPKAHLHRSSQHINGSIEPIYENVPLPWKNENESIGEIRNRTSSVQSAPGVSRVSQEPQIAVAQQPKFCVPEQHIAPPRHPKPAPESTEYLITHQDPFTIPSNQPPPPQAIQPVAQNPPTPISHQEVINRSHSTNVLDSSAYSTFAPDSTNSVTHNSTSIISNSNPKSHRSYDHYSQNDSGISSVTASSSHVTNHNLSASISTTSGSSSVKETKRRRFWDILGGRSKNSSDKQKSATLGREKDRKNKSAAVATASGGSANSSMHEGQIKHRWSTGMPRQQPLPSNISKEKLCSLLETKLADPQLYCEFERIPKRVENSKYDCALADENKNKNFDPNFLPFDNNRVRLTPTRDNRMGYVNASHITSTVGNKQRFYIVAESPNDTLTTNIFWQCVWEADVYLLVQLSSELNYIPQTSERCLEYGQYQVWREFSQETDRCTTSKLRVYHTQSRRYRSVWHISYSEWGDQNCPSNVGHFLGFLEELNSVRLASVAEVPPSHNTNPPVLIHCNEGGGRTGVTLVADLLMYTLDHNQDLDIPRLIGQIRQQRNNIIPSLAQYKFIHALLIHYLKQTRLI is encoded by the exons ATTCATCCACCAAAATTGATTGCACCCTCAGCTCGGAAAGCACCGGCCAAGAGTGTTTGGAGAATGTCTGCCAACGGATATCGATCAGCCAGCCGGAGTTCTTTGGTTTGCGATATGAGGTCAAGGGTAGCACTACCGGCGAAATGCGATGGGTTGACCTGGACCGGCCCATCAGTCGACAGTTGGAAAAGTTCTCCGCCAACATGAAGGTACTGTATCTTCGGGTTATGTATTACGTTTTGTCCGGGGTCAGTTTGATCCAGGACGAGGGTACGCGCAACTACTACTTTCTTCAGCTGAAACATGATGTGATCGAAGGTAGAATTAACTGTGATCCAAAACAAGCGGTAATTCTAGCAAACTACAGTCGTCAGGCCGAATATGGCAATCATCAGGACCGCCATACGGTGGACTACCTCAAGACGCTGTTGTCGTTTCCGAAGGAGATGATCCAAGCGGATTTACTGGAGACATTAACTGAAGAGGTGATACGACAAGCATACGAGTTACATAACGTAACGCAAGGAGCGGCAGAAAGCTTATACATTTCTGCGTGTCAGCAGTTAGATGGATACGGACAGGAAACGTTCGCAGCCAAAGACGAACACGCAGGGGAAGTGACGCTGGGAATCTCAGTCTCGGGCATAATTGTGGCCAGCGATTCGAATAAGTTCTACCCTTGGCGTGATATAAAGAATGTACTCAACCATAAAAAGTATTTCAACATAGAATGTTCAGATGCCAGTGAGAATGTGAGATTTACGGTGACGGACTCGACGACTGGATCTTACATCTGGAGGCTATGTGCAATGCAGCATCGGTTCTTTGCTCGGTTCGAGAAAAATCAAACACAAGCGAGCCAGTTAAATTTAAATCTATTCCAAAATGAGCATTTGAACGATAGCAGAGACGACCTGCTGAATGAAAGTCAGTATCAGATATCCTCCTCGGCAATGAGTCATATAATGGGTTCAGCGAATTGGAAGAGCAATAATGAGCTGGCTGCGCATTCTGCGGCGAGTGTTTGGAACAACTCTGCACATTCAATGGGAATGATGGTAGAATCCCAACCTTCACCGCTAGTAGCTTCAAATGTCAATATCGGCAGTATAGGTAACCTTAACAATAATAGTCTTATGAACTCAAATGCCAATGTCATGCAGTCAAGATCGTCACTGCAAACATCCACACTAGATTTGAATCTAAACTCATCGTCGGTGCCATTGGAATGTTCGGTTCACAGTTCTAACTGGGCCATAAATCCAGCCGGTTCGAACGCATCACTGATCAATCGTGCACAAAGCTCATCCTGCCTAGATTTAAGTAATAATAACGTAAGTCAAGATCGGGAGCGACTCAAAGCGCTTTTACCGACATATCGGCCTGCTCCGGACTATGAAACTGCCATACAACAAAAGATGCGGAGCAGTACCAACGACGTCCGTTTAAGTAACGGTAATTTGTTGCATTTGTCTGCTTCTCAAATGTTGGCTCAAGATCATAACCATTTGGATTATAACATAACCGGAAGTCAGCCGGACGTCTCCTACTTCACCCAATCGATCCAACATCAACCCACAATTCACCAACAGCCATACCCGGATGTTACTCATCACACAACGCCGCATATGATCGGGCCACACTACTCGGACGCATCGGATTATGGTCTCACACATCGATTCAAAATGATGAGATTAGTAAAACCGCCTCCACCTTACCCGGCCAATAGATTGAGTTCTACGTCGACTCCTGATTTAGCCTCTCATCGTGCGCTTTTGGGGTACCGCGGTGCTCACGTCTCCGGATCTAGTCCCGATCTTGTATCAACTCGTCCACTCATGAACCATGCTCAGCTTATGCAACTATCTCAAAACAACCAAATTTTCTACCCGGGCGCCCATCAGCTACGACACTCGCAAAATATCGTTCCGCACGGTACATACGAGAATCTAAACTTTGTTGAACCGACGAAACCCGGACTACATCCCGCTGCCCGAGGTGGAAACGTTCTATACTATATGCCAACCGATGTTGAACACCTGCTCATAACAGATGGAACTCAATTCCACAATGGTGCCATCGGAATCAGCCCCAAAGCTCACTTGCATCGGTCTTCCCAGCATATAAATGGATCGATTGAACCCATCTACGAAAATGTACCTTTGCCTTGGAAAAACGAAAACGAATCCATAGGTGAAATTCGTAACCGAACGTCCAGCGTGCAATCTGCCCCGGGAGTGTCACGTGTTAGTCAAGAACCCCAAATTGCCGTCGCTCAGCAACCTAAATTTTGCGTTCCGGAGCAACACATCGCCCCACCTCGTCATCCAAAACCTGCCCCTGAATCAACGGAATACCTAATAACCCATCAAGATCCCTTCACGATCCCATCAAACCAACCTCCTCCACCGCAAGCCATACAACCGGTCGCGCAAAACCCCCCAACTCCAATTTCTCACCAGGAAGTTATCAACCGATCCCACTCCACGAATGTACTCGACTCGTCTGCGTATTCCACCTTCGCTCCAGATTCTACCAACTCGGTGACGCACAACTCCACCTCAATCATCTCCAATTCCAATCCTAAATCCCACCGATCCTACGATCACTATTCCCAGAATGACTCCGGAATTAGTTCCGTGACAGCTTCCTCCTCGCACGTGACCAATCACAACCTGAGCGCGTCAATCTCGACCACGTCGGGAAGCAGCTCGGTAAAGGAAACTAAGCGGCGAAGGTTCTGGGATATTCTTGGAGGTCGATCGAAGAATTCGTCAGACAAACAGAAAAGTGCCACCCTTGGGCGAGAAAAGGACAGGAAAAACAAGTCAGCAGCCGTGGCCACGGCAAGCGGAGGTAGTGCCAACAGTTCCATGCACGAAGGCCAAATTAAGCATCGATGGTCGACGGGGATGCCCCGACAGCAGCCGCTGCCGTCCAACATCAGCAAAGAGAAGTTG TGCTCACTACTGGAAACGAAACTCGCGGATCCGCAGCTCTATTGTGAATTCGAGCGGATACCGAAGCGGGTGGAAAATTCCAAATACGACTGTGCGCTGGCCGATGAGAACAAGAACAAAAATTTCGATCCCAACTTCCTGCCGTTTGACAACAACCGCGTTCGGTTGACTCCGACGAGGGACAATCGAATGGGTTACGTGAACGCTTCGCATATAACT AGTACTGTTGGTAACAAGCAGAGGTTCTACATCGTAGCCGAGAGTCCAAACGATACGCTTACGACGAATATTTTCTGGCAGTGCGTCTGGGAGGCAGACGTGTATCTACTGGTGCAGCTATCGAGTGAACTGAACTATATCCCTCAGACTAGTGAGCGTTGTTTAGAATATGGGCAG TACCAAGTGTGGCGAGAGTTCTCACAAGAAACGGATCGTTGCACCACCTCTAAGTTGCGTGTGTATCATACGCAGAGTCGACGCTATAGATCGGTGTGGCATATTTCGTACAGCGAGTGGGGTGATCAGAATTGTCCCAGCAATGTGGGACATTTCCTAG gtttcctagaggaactcaaCTCTGTTCGGTTGGCATCGGTGGCCGAGGTACCGCCATCACACAACACTAATCCACCAGTGCTAATTCACTGCAATGAGGGCGGTGGTCGGACTGGAGTGACCCTAGTAGCTGATCTACTCATGTACACCCTGGATCATAATCAG GACCTCGACATCCCAAGGTTGATCGGACAAATACGACAGCAGCGGAACAACATCATACCATCGCTAGCACAATACAAGTTCATTCATGCCCTACTGATTCATTACCTGAAGCAAACACGACTCATTTAG